In the genome of Pseudomonas fluorescens, the window CCAGTCGTCCTGCGCCTGTTGCATCAGCGCCAGGCAACGCTCGGCATGCCGCTCCCAAGTGCCGGGCAGGTCGCAGGTTTGCGCAAGTTTTTCCAGGGCATAGCTGCGGGTGGTATCGAGCAGGCGGTAGTAAACATCCTCGTCGCCCACCTCCACGTTCAACAGCGACTTGGCGACCAGTTGCGTGATCGAGCCGAACACTTCGCGAGGTTCGATGTGTTCGCCGACAATCACCGCCGCTGCCGACTCCAGGGTGAAGCTGCCGCGAAACACACTGAGTCGACGCAGGCAGGTCTTTTCGCAGACGTTGAGCAGCTCGAAGCTCCAGTCCAGTGTCGCGCGCAGGGTCTGGTGGCGTGCCAGGGGCGTCTGGCAGGGCTGGGTCAACACCCGGAAGCTGCTTTGCAACTGCGCCAGCAAGCCTGGCAATCCGAAGTTGCCCACTTGCGCCGCCGCCAGTTCGATGGCCAGTGGAATGCCGTCCAGTCGGTGGCAGATGTCGATCAACAGCGGCAGTTCATCGTCCGTCAGTTCAAAGCTGTCATGGCTGGCCATGGCCCGCTCGACAAACAATTGCAGGGCGGAAAAGGTCATGGCCTGGGCGCGGTCGAGGACGGCGATGGGCGGCGGGCAGTCGAGCGACTCCAGACGCTGAACGAATTCCCCTTCGGCCCGCAGGCTCTCGCGGCTGGTGGCCAGGATGTGCACGTGCGGTGCACTACGCAGAATGTTTTCGCAGAGCAGGGCGATGGCGTCGACCAGGTGTTCGCAGTTGTCGATGACCAACAGCATTTGCCTGTCGCGCAGACAGTCGGCAAGACCGCTCAGGGGGGCGTCGTCGTGCAGGGCCAGTTCGAGCAATGTCGCCAGGTGGCCGTCGATCATCAGTGGACAGTTGATCGGGGCCAGGTCCAGCAGGCGAATGCCGTCCCGGTAGCGACCGATCATTCGTTCGGCGACCCGCAAGGCCACAGTGGTCTTGCCAATGCCGCCGGGGCCGACCAGGGTGATGAAGCGCTGGCGGGGCAGTTGCTCCATCAGGTTGTCGACCAGCGTCTGCCGGCCGATCATGCGTGTGCGACGCACCGGCAGGTTATGCTGGCTCGGCGCGCAGGCCACGGGCGCTGGCGGTTGCTCCGCCTGTTCCAGTGAGTGGGGTGCGACGAAGCTGTACCCGCGCTGGGCCACGGTGACGATGTAGCGCTGGCCGGCCTGACCGTCGCCGAGCGCCTTGCGCAACGCGGCCATGTGCACCCGCAGGTTGATGTCTTCGACTACGCTGTTGGGCCAGACCCGGGCGATCAGTTGCTGCTTGCTGACCACGTTGCCAGCGTACTCAAGCAGGATCAACAGGATGTCCATGGCGCGTCGCCCCAGGCGCAAGGGCTGGTCGGCCTCCATCACCAGG includes:
- a CDS encoding winged helix-turn-helix domain-containing protein, giving the protein MTLPPEQAVHFGPYRVYPGQRLVMEADQPLRLGRRAMDILLILLEYAGNVVSKQQLIARVWPNSVVEDINLRVHMAALRKALGDGQAGQRYIVTVAQRGYSFVAPHSLEQAEQPPAPVACAPSQHNLPVRRTRMIGRQTLVDNLMEQLPRQRFITLVGPGGIGKTTVALRVAERMIGRYRDGIRLLDLAPINCPLMIDGHLATLLELALHDDAPLSGLADCLRDRQMLLVIDNCEHLVDAIALLCENILRSAPHVHILATSRESLRAEGEFVQRLESLDCPPPIAVLDRAQAMTFSALQLFVERAMASHDSFELTDDELPLLIDICHRLDGIPLAIELAAAQVGNFGLPGLLAQLQSSFRVLTQPCQTPLARHQTLRATLDWSFELLNVCEKTCLRRLSVFRGSFTLESAAAVIVGEHIEPREVFGSITQLVAKSLLNVEVGDEDVYYRLLDTTRSYALEKLAQTCDLPGTWERHAERCLALMQQAQDDWEKTSTGLWLERYGRALEDIRAALDWGLHAQGPQALAIRLAATSTPLWQELSLLKEHGGYVRKALALLEQSAEPCPRLQMALKLALGSACYHVQGGCAETVGAFVSARALASRLKDVAGQLRAISGHLAVNLSCGQYQMALEQSRQFDRLGLHDDALMSLSMHRLRVLALHFCGDQRQAGEHAEQVLQRMAHSGHLNRFTHGFGVQYDQSVAALTIHARILWLRGQPEQAWRAARQALDIALQINHGTSICYTLALAGCLIAHYNGDTRSARELLRLLLQQTQKHSVLLFHDWAQHYAQVIGGTDVRPTSRQRVGLIKDIMVTLDSTCVDDDLLERAQSGVSDWSTAEILRARATTLLVTDCPVKTATAETVLLKALNVARTQGALAWELRSATSLAQLWQRQGNPQRAHQLLAPIYQRYTEGFATPDLMTVRRLLDELQCHLRA